The genomic region ACGTCAATCGTGTTCATCACCCACAAACTTCGCGAAGTCCGCGCCGTTGCAGACCACATCACCGTGATTCGACGCGGAAAAGTAGTGGGTGAAGCGAGCGCGGAATCAACCGAAGAAGAACTCGCGTCCATGATGGTGGGCCGGCCGGTGATGCTCAACGTCGAAAAAGACGAACCGAACACCAGCGACGTCGGCCTGTCACTGCGGAACGTTTCACTCGTGAGCAAAAAAGGGAATCTACTGCTCGACGACGTGAACCTGGACGTGCGCCGCGGCGAAGTGGTGTGTATCGCCGGGGTGCAAGGGAATGGGCAAACAGAACTGTCCGAATGCCTCCTCGGCGCCACCGCCCCCAGCGCGGGCACCATTGAAATCGGTGGAAAAGACGCCTCAGGCCGGACCATTAAAAACCGGCTGCAAGGCGGCCTCGGGTTCGTGCCTGAAGACCGTTCAAAAGACGGCATGATTGCTTCGTTCTCAATCGCAGAAAACATGATTCTCGACCAGTACGACCGGCCCCCGTTCGCCAAAGGCATCAACATGCGGCCCCACGTGGTCCTGGACAACGCGCAGAAACTACGCGAAGAATACGACGTGCGCGTCACCTCCGTAACCGACCCAATCGCAACCCTGTCCGGTGGGAACGCGCAAAAAGCGATTCTGGCACGCGAACTGTCACGCAAACTCGTTGCGCTCGTGGCCTCCCAACCCACCCGCGGCCTCGACGTCGGCTCAATCGAATTCGTGTACAAACGCATAATTGAAGAACGCGACGCGAACACCGCCGTACTCGTAATCTCCACAGAACTAGACGAAGTGGATGCGCTCGCGGACCGGATCGCAGTCATGTACCGCGGCAAAATCGTTGGGATAGTCCCCGCCGGCACCCCCCGGTCCGTGCTGGGCCTAATGATGGCTGGAGTGCCGCTCGAAGAAGCACAACAAGCTGCAAGCTCTGGCCGCTTAGCCCAGGAAACCGCGGGCTCTGGTCGGGCAGATGGGCAGACCGTTGGTTCGAGCCCCGCAGGCGGGCAGACACCCCGGCCATCAGCTGACGCAAAGCCCGAAACTGGGAGCGAAGTTAAGGAAGGTAGTGATGAGTGAAGCACAACCGGGTTCCCTAGCCCCCACGGGCGTTAAACCACCTCAGGAACCAAAACAAAACCAAGATCAACACGTGCCGATGGCAAACCGTATACTGAAGCGGATATTCTCCATCTCCACAGCAACGATTTTGGCGGCAATCGCCCTGTCACTCGTAATCGGCGCGGTGATTGTCGTCATCTTCAACGAGGACGTGCAAACCACCGCGGGATACCTGCTGGCCCGCCCCTCAGACTTCTTGAGTGCATCTTGGAACGCGTTCAGCGGATTCTTCTCCTCCCTATTCCGCGGCGCCGTAGTGAACTACCAGGCGGACAGTTTCGCAGCGGCAATCAAACCATTTGTCGAAACCCTCACGCGGTCCGTGCCCCTGATCCTCGCCGGTCTGGCGGTGGCAGTGTCGTTCCGCGCCGGCCTGTTCAACATCGGTGTGCAAGGACAACTCGCGATCGGTGCCCTGTGCGGCACAATCGCCGGTATTCACCTGCACCTACCCATCGGCCTGCACCTACTAGTCGCGATCATTTGCGCCATTCTTGGCGGCGCGATCTGGGGCGGGATTCCCGGTGCTCTCAAATCCTGGGTGGGGGCCAACGAAGTGATCGTCACGATCATGCTCAACTCCATCGCCGCATACCTAGTGGCCTACATGCTGAAACAGAAGTTCCTGGTGGGCGAAGGGGTGAGCGGTAAATCCCAGTACGTGGCGGACGCCGCGATGTACCCGCGGCTACTGGGCTCCACGATGCGGCTCGATCTATCGTTCCTGCTGGCACTCGGCGCAGCCGTGTTCGTCTGGTGGCTCCTAGAGCGGTCCACTTTCGGGTTCGAACTACGCGCAGCGGGCGCAAACCCAGCAGCAGCTCGAACCGCCGGCATTTCCGTACGCAACGTAATCTTCTTAACCCTCGTGATCTCCGGGGCCCTAGCAGGCCTAGCGGGTACCGCGCCCGTGCTCGGGACGGAACGGTTCCTCACTAACGGCACCGCCGGATCATATGGTTTCGATGCGATCACAGTGGCACTGCTCGGTAAATCAACACCCCTGGGCACTGTGCTGGCTGGCATCCTCTTTGGTGGCCTGGCTGCGGGAGCGTCCACAATGCAATCCTCCGCGGGAATCCCGGTGGATATCGTGCAGATCACCCAGGCAGTTATCGTGCTTCTAATCGCTGCCTCTGAAGCCGTTCGTTACTTTAGAGAAAAACGCTCCGTACAACGCCGAACATCTGCCGCCGCCACGGAGAAAGGAGAAACGAAATGAGCACGCAGATCCTCAAGAAAACTCCTGAAAATACCCCAGCGGTGCAGCGGAAAATGACGTTGCGCGATCCGATTGCCGCAACCGTGATGGCTGCGTTGACAGTTATCTTGGCGCTGCTTTCTAAAGGTAGGTCCGTGTTCTCATGGTCTGGGGCCACGGGTTGGTTCACGATCCCGGACACGCACATTCCCTCGAAGCCAACGATTGCTATTTTGGCGGTCATCGCGATTGCCCTCACCGTGTATATTTGGCGCGTTGCCCAGCAGCGGCGGGAAGCGTCCGGCTGGTTCCTGGTGGGGGTGGCCACGTGTTTCGTAATCGCGTTCTTGATCTACACGGTAGCGGGCCGCGAAAGCGCGCACCTACCCGTGATTTCCCTTTTGATTGGCGGTATCGCCTTCGCAACCCCCCTAGTGTTCGGCGCCCTGTCTGGCGTGGTGTGCGAACGTTCTGGGGTTATCAATATTGCCATTGAGGGACAACTGCTGCTCGGCGCGTTCATGGGCGCCGTGGTGGCCTCCCTGTTCAAAAACCCGTACCTGGGGCTGATCGGCGCGCCCCTAGGTGGCATGGCGCTAGCTGTTCTGCTGGCGCTGTTCACCGTGAACTTGCGGACCGACCACATCATCGTGGGCGTGGTGCTGAACATGCTGGCAGTGGGCATTACCTCGTTCATGTACTCCACGGTTTTGAAACAGAACGCGGAATCGTTGAACGCGAACTACTCGCTGGGGGCCATCCGCATCCCCGTGCTCGCAGACATTCCAGTGATCGGCCCGGTGCTGTTCAACCAGTCAATCCTGGTGTACCTGATGTACTTCGCGGTACTGTTCTTGCAGTTCATGGTGTTCAACTCCCGTTGGGGCCTGCGGATGCGCGCGTGCGGGGAGCACCCCCGAGCCGCAGACACGGTTGGGATCAAAGTGAATGCGACCCGGTGGCGCAACGTACTACTTGGGGGTGCGCTTGCTGGACTAGGTGGCGCATTCTTCACCGTCGGGCAAGGCCTGGCGTTCAGTAAAGACATGGCGGCGGGCAACGGGTTCATCGCCCTAGCAGCAATGATCCTAGGCCGGTGGAACCCCAAGGGCGCGGCAGCAGCTGCATTACTGTTCGGGTTCGCCACTAACCTGGGGGCGATCATGCAGGCGGTGGGTTCGCCGATTCCATCAGAGTTCTTGCTGATGATTCCGTACATCATCACAATCCTCGCAGTCGCCGGGTTCGTTGGTGCGGTGCGGGCACCCGCAGCAGAAGGGAAACCGTATCCGTGATGAACCCGCAGCAAAGTAACAAGGTGGTGGACGAGAAGGTGTGGGCGCAGCTGTTAGAAGCAGCGCAAGCAGCGCGCGCCCGCGCGTACTGCCCGTATTCGCACTACCCGGTTGGGGCAGCGGCCCTAGTTGACGACGGCCGGGTAGTGACGGGCTGCAATGTTGAAAACGCTGGCTACGGAGTGACCCTGTGTGCGGAATGCGGACTGGTGTCGAACCTCGTGAACACCGGTGGGGGCCGCCTAGTTGCATTCGTGTGCGTAGGCGGAGAAGCCGGGCAAGTGTGCGCCCCGTGTGGCCGCTGCCGGCAACTACTGTTCGAACACGGCGGGCCTGAGCTCGCGATGCGCATGCCCAGCGGTGACACCACGATGGCACACGTGCTGCCCGACGCGTTCGGCCCCGGCGACCTTGCGGGCGAGAATCAAGCCGCGACGGGCGGGCCGCAAACCCGCGTGCAGCACGACCTTGGGGCGCAAACGCAAGATCCCGCTAGTGGTGAACCAGGTACTGCGGGCAACAGCAGAGTTTGATAGAGGTGAGTGGATGAGTGAGAAATACGATGTAGTAGACGTTATCCGAACTAAGCGTGATGGCAACGCCCTCAGTTCCGGGCAGATCGACTGGACGATCGACGCGTACACCCGCGGGGTGGTGGGCGATGAACAGATGGCGGCGCTCGCCATGGCGATTTTCCTCAAGGGAATGAACCGCAAGGAGATTGCGCGTTGGACCCAGGCGATGATCAACTCTGGGGAAACCATGGACTTCGGTTCGCTGCCTCGCAAAACGGCGGACAAGCACTCAACCGGTGGGGTGGGTGACAAAATCACACTGCCGCTAGCTCCCCTGGTGGCTGCGTTCGACGTGGCGGTACCGCAGCTTTCTGGGCGCGGCCTGGGCCACACTGGCGGCACGTTGGACAAGTTAGAGTCGATTCCCGGTTGGCGCGCGGACGTGTCGAATGAGCAGATCATGCAGATTCTCGGCACCGGCCCAGGTGCGGTGGTTTGTGCTGCAGGGGCGGGCCTTGCGCCCGCGGATAAGAAACTGTACGCACTGCGCGACGTCACCTCCACGGTGGATTGTATTCCGCTGATCGCCTCTTCGATCATGTCCAAGAAAATCGCTGAGGGCACGGATTCCCTGGTTTTGGACGTGAAAGTGGGTAGTGGGGCCTTTATGAAAGACCTTGAGGCTGCCCGCGAGCTCGCGTCCACGATGGTTGACTTGGGAACGGACGCCGGGGTTCGCACCACCGCGTTGCTAACGGACATGTCGACTCCACTGGGCCTGACAGCCGGGAATGCGCTGGAGGTGCGCGAAGCCGTGGAGGTTCTAGCGGGCGGCGGACCAGCCGACGTTGTGGAACTGACACTCGCGCTAGCGAAAGAGATGCTCATCGCCGCGGGCCATCAGGATGCGGACCCGCAGGCCGCACTGCAAGACGGCCGGGCGATGGACCGGTGGCGGCAGATGATCACCGCGCAAGGTGGGGACCCGGATGCACCCCTGCCGCAGGCGCGTGAAACCGAGGACGTGGTTGCACCAACGGATGGTTATTTGACGAAGCTCGACGCTTTAGCAGTGGGGGTAGCGGCGTGGCGCCTGGGCGCTGGGCGCGCTAAGAAAGGGGACCCGGTGCAGGCTGAAGCTGGGGTGGAGATGTTCGCCAAGCCCGGTGACAGGGTGCAGAAAGGCCAGCCACTGCTGCGTCTACACACGCAAACGCCAGAACGGTTCGAGCGGGCGTTAGAAGTTTTGGATGGGGCGATCGACATTGACCAGTGTGCACCCCCGGCCCGCGAGGTTGTGTTGGATCGGATCAGCTAGTGGTTCCTACACCGGGTAAAGAAGCAACGGTTTGCTAGTAGGCCGGGTGTTTACTTGATTGTTTTTCGATAGGAGGAAGATATGGATAAGAAAACTTTGGCGCACATGGTGGATCACACCCTGCTCAAGCCGGAGTCTACCGCCGAAGATGTGAAAGCGTTGATTAATGAGGCCGCGCAGTTAGGCACGTATTCCGTGTGCGTCAGCCCGAACCAGTTGCCGATTGAGGTTCCGCAAGGGCTGGCTGTAGCAGCGGTGTGCGGTTTCCCATCCGGCGCTCATCCCTCCAGCGTAAAAGCTGCGGAGGCCGCCGATTCCGTGTCTAAAGGCGCGCAGGAAATCGACATGGTAGTGAACTTGAAACTCGTGTTTGAAAGCGATTTTGAAGGCGTTGAGGCCGATATCCGCGCGGTGCGAGAAGCGACTAGCGGCGCGGTATTGAAGGTGATTATTGAGTCGGCGCTGCTGTCGGATGAGCAG from Gleimia hominis harbors:
- a CDS encoding ABC transporter permease, which translates into the protein MSEAQPGSLAPTGVKPPQEPKQNQDQHVPMANRILKRIFSISTATILAAIALSLVIGAVIVVIFNEDVQTTAGYLLARPSDFLSASWNAFSGFFSSLFRGAVVNYQADSFAAAIKPFVETLTRSVPLILAGLAVAVSFRAGLFNIGVQGQLAIGALCGTIAGIHLHLPIGLHLLVAIICAILGGAIWGGIPGALKSWVGANEVIVTIMLNSIAAYLVAYMLKQKFLVGEGVSGKSQYVADAAMYPRLLGSTMRLDLSFLLALGAAVFVWWLLERSTFGFELRAAGANPAAARTAGISVRNVIFLTLVISGALAGLAGTAPVLGTERFLTNGTAGSYGFDAITVALLGKSTPLGTVLAGILFGGLAAGASTMQSSAGIPVDIVQITQAVIVLLIAASEAVRYFREKRSVQRRTSAAATEKGETK
- a CDS encoding thymidine phosphorylase — protein: MSEKYDVVDVIRTKRDGNALSSGQIDWTIDAYTRGVVGDEQMAALAMAIFLKGMNRKEIARWTQAMINSGETMDFGSLPRKTADKHSTGGVGDKITLPLAPLVAAFDVAVPQLSGRGLGHTGGTLDKLESIPGWRADVSNEQIMQILGTGPGAVVCAAGAGLAPADKKLYALRDVTSTVDCIPLIASSIMSKKIAEGTDSLVLDVKVGSGAFMKDLEAARELASTMVDLGTDAGVRTTALLTDMSTPLGLTAGNALEVREAVEVLAGGGPADVVELTLALAKEMLIAAGHQDADPQAALQDGRAMDRWRQMITAQGGDPDAPLPQARETEDVVAPTDGYLTKLDALAVGVAAWRLGAGRAKKGDPVQAEAGVEMFAKPGDRVQKGQPLLRLHTQTPERFERALEVLDGAIDIDQCAPPAREVVLDRIS
- a CDS encoding cytidine deaminase translates to MNPQQSNKVVDEKVWAQLLEAAQAARARAYCPYSHYPVGAAALVDDGRVVTGCNVENAGYGVTLCAECGLVSNLVNTGGGRLVAFVCVGGEAGQVCAPCGRCRQLLFEHGGPELAMRMPSGDTTMAHVLPDAFGPGDLAGENQAATGGPQTRVQHDLGAQTQDPASGEPGTAGNSRV
- a CDS encoding ABC transporter permease, whose protein sequence is MSTQILKKTPENTPAVQRKMTLRDPIAATVMAALTVILALLSKGRSVFSWSGATGWFTIPDTHIPSKPTIAILAVIAIALTVYIWRVAQQRREASGWFLVGVATCFVIAFLIYTVAGRESAHLPVISLLIGGIAFATPLVFGALSGVVCERSGVINIAIEGQLLLGAFMGAVVASLFKNPYLGLIGAPLGGMALAVLLALFTVNLRTDHIIVGVVLNMLAVGITSFMYSTVLKQNAESLNANYSLGAIRIPVLADIPVIGPVLFNQSILVYLMYFAVLFLQFMVFNSRWGLRMRACGEHPRAADTVGIKVNATRWRNVLLGGALAGLGGAFFTVGQGLAFSKDMAAGNGFIALAAMILGRWNPKGAAAAALLFGFATNLGAIMQAVGSPIPSEFLLMIPYIITILAVAGFVGAVRAPAAEGKPYP
- a CDS encoding ATP-binding cassette domain-containing protein, with translation MKLELRGITKVFGPLVANDHIDLTIEPGQIHALLGENGAGKSTLMNVLYGLYQPNDGQILIDNKPVSFSGPGDAVAAGIGMVHQHFMLVPVFTVAESVALGYEPTKVAGIIETKKARDQVRELSARFGFDIDPDAPIESLSVGAQQRVEIIKALSRDARVLILDEPTAVLTPQETDELMDIMLQLKAAGTSIVFITHKLREVRAVADHITVIRRGKVVGEASAESTEEELASMMVGRPVMLNVEKDEPNTSDVGLSLRNVSLVSKKGNLLLDDVNLDVRRGEVVCIAGVQGNGQTELSECLLGATAPSAGTIEIGGKDASGRTIKNRLQGGLGFVPEDRSKDGMIASFSIAENMILDQYDRPPFAKGINMRPHVVLDNAQKLREEYDVRVTSVTDPIATLSGGNAQKAILARELSRKLVALVASQPTRGLDVGSIEFVYKRIIEERDANTAVLVISTELDEVDALADRIAVMYRGKIVGIVPAGTPRSVLGLMMAGVPLEEAQQAASSGRLAQETAGSGRADGQTVGSSPAGGQTPRPSADAKPETGSEVKEGSDE
- the deoC gene encoding deoxyribose-phosphate aldolase, translated to MDKKTLAHMVDHTLLKPESTAEDVKALINEAAQLGTYSVCVSPNQLPIEVPQGLAVAAVCGFPSGAHPSSVKAAEAADSVSKGAQEIDMVVNLKLVFESDFEGVEADIRAVREATSGAVLKVIIESALLSDEQIVACCQAAQAAGADFVKTSTGFHPAGGASVHAVKLMRETVGDSMGVKASGGIRDAQTALAMVEAGANRLGLSSTAKVLAGLDS